In Octopus sinensis linkage group LG6, ASM634580v1, whole genome shotgun sequence, the sequence ATTTCTCCCCACTTTGCATGCGTACAATTTGGAAACGGATAAAGAGATACAGTGTCAACACACAATCTTTCAATCAAGGAAGCAaagataacacacaaacacaaccacgGTTAACTAGACAAACAGCATCCGATACTGAACAAGATCTACAAATAATAAATCAACAAGGAACCAACCCTGACAGTACACTAATACAAGCAATGTATCAATAAGGAAACGGAGCTCAGAGTCTGGCACGTGAAAATATGAGATTACCAACTGGCAAAGAGCACCTGAATAGTAAGGCTAACAAAACATGTGAAAAATACCCGATTGAGAATAACACAGGTAACAAAACACCAACTATTCAAGGACAAAAAGAGACGAGAAAACTGAGATCAGGATGAATTATCAAGACTCCATTTTATCTAAAGGAGTATATGTTTTGAATGCATCATGAGTAACTTTTCACTCAGCAGGTAAGACAGTTATGAATTATAGTATCCTATCATtaattcctttctacaatagtAAATAATAGATATCTTATTTTGTATTGAGTATGAAAATGTGGCATAGTGTCAAGTGACGTTGATAGATGGGTACTGTCTTTACCTAATATAAAACAACGCATCTTAATCATTGAACAACCATGATTAACAGATTAGATGGCAAGCAGAATAAAGTTTGGCcttctttgaactggttgatgaCAGGCACCTTATTAGATTTAGTTCTAGAATGTCATAGATCAGTTTAACCGTTTGGCTTTCAAACTAaacatatccagcccaaatattgttttatattcaaaccagtcAGATATGGCCTTTCACActcaccctacaatgtcattctaacaatatacaatcacatcatcaaaattttgaagctattagatgatgcatgattaattcaagcaaggtgaataaataagcattacaattgacaccatcatcatcttcgtttagcgaagatgatgatgatagaaatctgaatgttaatggATTGAGCAGTGCTGACCAGGGATATGGAAACAACACAAAGTTTACAATTCTTCTACCGGGCTTTAACTCAAACCTATTAACAGGTCAGACTAAAGCCAATTTTATGTACAACATGCTGTCAGTGAATCTCTACACAAATGCATACCTTTCGGACTGGTTCCTTTATTCTTTACTTTTGActtgcaatttttcttttcttgcaatATACTATCTCCtgtgaagaaaataaatacagaaatgaatACATCACTACCATAGttgtaaacaattttaaaaacaatttcatgTTAAGATTAACTCTTTGACATTTAAGCCAGCCAtaaccaacaaaaatattttatctgctttatgatcaaactggcatGATCCGGCCTCTCAcgccaaccctacaatatcatttaaaACATCAATAGTTACCTCTTCAAAATCTCACGGCTACAACATAACGCATGATTAATACATCTTTTACATGTTGCTGACATGGGTGGCAAttatgtcaccagcactggccaagtgaaatcatagtcatggctagTGCCAATGACATGCaaaatgcacccaatacactatggagtggttggcattaggaagcatATCCAATCATAGAAAACAAGCCAAAACAAACTGGAGACTGGAGCAGCTCTCTGCTTACCAGCTCcattcaaaccatctaacccatgccagcatggaaaacagactctaaacaatgatgatgatgaatgagaatTAATAATTACTTGACAGAATAAtatgaaagctaaagggttaatatttagAAACTATTACTTCTTATCACTGGAACATTTGCATCAACATGAAGTTGCAACTGGTTCACTTTCTGATCCTATTCAGGTTGTTTTATTCCTGAATATGTgtactgcacatacatacacacacacaccagcacacaaatAAGTTTGCTCTAACAAgttccatctgactcatgtaaacatggaaaactgcatgttaaatgatgaaggtATTGGTATATGAGGTAGAGTCTGAAAATCAAACAGTGCAGTTACAGCTCTGATTTTTTCGGGGTGGGGGTAAGTATATAGTATATCAGGTGGCATATTAATAGTAAAGTACTGGATAGAGTGCTTTTGTGGAGTTTTGTTCCAGGTGTCTgtactctgaattcaaatgctgcttATGAAGTCAACTTTGGCTTCTATCCTTTCAGGTTGATAAAGTTGCAATCCAGTATGGTAAACAGAGAGCAACGGACAAGATACATTCTGGTATCTGTTCCTTCTGTTTGAGTTTTGATTCCACCTCCTATCACTGGTCTCCTTATGACAGAAAACGGTTCCTTCAGGGACCAGTTATATAGCAGTAGGCCTACCATGTCAGATAAAAGTAACATCTCAATCACTCAAAACAAGCAGACCTACATATAAGCAGAGTAAACACTAGGAGGGGGAAAAAATCCAGTCCAGTGTGTCCTTTCTGTGTTAAAATTGTAGGGTATAATTCAAGACTTCCAGTTGACAGGTTGATTAACTACAAAGAGGTCTCTACATTTGCTTGTTTAACAGCTATAAAATGGAGAGATGCGTTAGATCATCTTGCTTTTTACAGAGTGATCTGTCTTCCTTCTAGCTAATTGTAAGAACTACTGTACAAGATGATTTTGATCATTTTACtgcttacttttccatgcttgcataggtagGATGGAACTTTCTTCctgaggtaaattttttttatggccagatgcccttcctgccaccaatCCATTGGTAATGACATTGCATCGTAGatgagtatcaccatcatacaagcaatattcaaaacaaaaagagacaaatatacacacacacagtggacttctttcagtttccatccaccaaattcactgatAGGGGTTTGGCCAGTCTGGGACtccaaggtaccaagcagtgggactgaatttggaaccaaatagttgagaagtaaacttcaaCCATATAGCTGTAGCTGCCCCCAAacggtgtgtatatttgtatgcaaaaAAATCAGATCACAGGCCTGATTTCCTTTTAAATTTCAGATATCCTGATCATTTGAGAATGtctttaaaatctttttaatGTCATAAAGACATTAAAATGTCTTAAGGGATTTTAAAAGATTTGCTTAAAATTATGTCAAGCAGAACTCTATCTGATCAAACAGACCAGCAGGTTGACTTAAATCTAAGCAACAAAACTTGCTAGATTAGCAATTTTCCTAGAGAAAGTATATTGTATTCAACACTCAGTTGAACCTAACTTTATAACACCAGTTTTTATTTCACTTGTTCTCCACCCATCAATATTTGAATACTTCAGATATAAATCATCAGGTAATGATAATGTTCTACAAGACAATTTTCAACAAAACTTCAGTAACTACTACTATTCactggtaaatatttattttgtaggaataccgttttacttgtttcagtcatgtgactgtggccatgctggagcaccacctttagtcaagcaaatcgaccccagggcttattctctgtaagcctagaacttattcttttgccgaactgctaagttacagggacataaatacaccagcatcagttgtcaagcaatgttgggtgggggggacacacaaacacatatattatatatatatatatatatatatatatatatatatacgacgggcttctttcagtgtccatccaccaaatccactgacaaggctttggtcggcccgaggctatagtagaagacacttgcccaaggtgccacgcagtgggactgaacccggaaccatgtggttcgtaagcaagctacttactacacaaccactcctaagcctatgtaaaacgtaatgacagacgaactacagttacgcatttcacccggtgtgctaatgtttctaccagctctaaGTGAAATTAATTGTTCCAATTTTGACATATCAACAGTACTTTATattgatgaaatgcaaaatccaATAACAATATGACCTCGGTAGTGTAAGGAAAAAAAGTAAATCATTTAACATCACTCTACAACTTTGATCTAATccaaaatatttccttaaaatgtgtatttatataaatatatacaaaataaaatgcaccatccgattgtagTCATTGCCAGCGTCGTCTGGCtgccgtgcaggtggcacataaaaagcacccactacactcacggagtggttggcgttaggaagggcatccagccgtagaagcactgccagatcagactgggcctggcgcagtcttctggcttcccagaccccagttgaaccgtccaacccatgctagcatggaaaacggacgttaaacgatgatgatgatgaaataacacacacttgtatacatattacaagaaaattttagaagtatttgcaaatctgaagaagaaaaaCTGTCCTTACCATCAATACAATGACCTCCATTTGTGCGTGATGTGAAGAGAGATTGTAAACTACTGCGCCGGGAGACATGAGCATATGTGCGCATTGATGCAGGTGACTGAAAATCTTTAACAGGCGAAATACAAAAAGACTTTGTTCCAAAATCCTTTGCAGCAGGTACATTGTCAGTGACCAAAGATGTATTTGGCGTTGAGGTGTCTGTAGTGAGAAATTTTGGCAACATGAGCGCTGGAGGAGATGTGTCTGGCTTTTCAGGAACTGGTTGCTTCAAAGGTTTCAAATAACGTTTCACACTGCCAGCATACAAGAAGTCCATGAAACCCTTCGAAGGAGTTTCCTTGTTCTCTTTTAACTTTCCACTTTGATCagtctttacttttttctttttagtgatAGGTACAGGATAGGTGAAAAGATCAATGTGGTTGTTAGTGTCTCCAACAGGTGGAGGATTGTTTAAAATCAATCCAAGATTATCACACTCAACAATCTGCTTTTTACTGGAACTTGATCCAGGAAACTGGGGCTTCTTAGCACCAATTTTCTTATCAGAATATTCAGAAGCAGTGTTTTTTAAAGCGGGAGGTAGACATTTGGGCAACACTGTTTGCTGCACCTTTCGTGGTGGTCCCTCCATTGGTGACCGTTTCAACTGCGTATACTTTGTTGGTACCACATTTAAGCCAGGCCAAATAGAACCTGATTCAGCAGTAACAGTCATAGCACCCTGCCGATTTGAACTAGGGTTAATTTTTGATACAATTTTATTTTCTAGGTGTTTCTTTgacttttctttctctatttccctAAAACTGACAGCCCCATTAAGTAGCTGGTCTTCAGGTGTGACAGACATTTTATCAACCACAGGAACTTTGCATTTCTCACTTTGATCCCAGTTTCCATTTACTGGAACAGCTTTATTTACAGCAATATGCTTACCAAGGTTTTTTTTGCTTGGTTGTACTGTCTTAGTGGTTTTATTCACTTTTGCCTTATTTGAGCCTGtggaaacttttttctttttgtcattgaaaACAGCTTTTATTGCTGCTATTTTCTTCACAGATAATTTTTTGTCCATTGAACTTTGGAGTCCACTGTAAGTATTTCGTCGGGAAGTAGATTTTCTACCTGAACCTTTTGATGATCCCACTTGAAATTCTTCAAAGTCATATACATTTTTACTGGAGTCCAATTCATCGGTCACAAGTAGAAGAGATTTGTCCCAGTCACTTTCAGCAGAACCAGATGCCTTGAAAATAAAGAACAGACAGTTTTTGAGATACAATCTAATTCTTACAAGTTTCTTAAAttctttacacatgcatataaatacgggACAGATGAAGAAATgatattatcaaagaaaaaaaaagggtttttgtTTCAAGATTCAATACACTTAAGGAAACTTAACTGTAAGTATATATTGTGTACGTATTGTTTTATCTGGAGGAAAGGCAATGCCCATGACCCTTAGGCCTGgtctaaatgcttgcaacagagttgaCTCAGGCACCCAAGGATTGAATGGTTAAATCAAGCAATATATTAACATAATCGATGGCATACTAAGACGCACCCcaattcagggtcaataaaataactaccagttgagcactggggccaatgcaatcgacttaccctcttccccagaattgctggccttctaccaaaatttgaaaataatataaacaagagGACTcaaagagcacaaacctctgccaaggcaacaccaatgtcctcacaatgattagccggagatgacttttaaaatgagaatatctaaaataaactcaactgctctcaaaaacgaGAATACTATAAACGAACCagatcgctctcaaaaattaagtaaaaacaaaaaaaaggaaaaataatccagaatccttgtttggTACCTGAtcaatcccaatggtagtcatggaatgtgggTGTGCGGGctgtgtttgtaatgctgtgtgtgtgtcgtatgaAGGCTTTTTTTAGTCTAACCATTGACATAATGTTTTTAtgaccattaaggtctatagtgaaaaatttagaTGTACTTgtaagaaaatggaaaggacctGCACACAGTGCTGCTAACAGAGTTTAACAACATCATTGCACACAAAAATGTGAGTCCAAGAAATAAAGCTTCTTTCAAGGCAGAACTAGAAAAGCAATTGTCAAgtaagtaagaggttttaaacaggagcaaTATATTCAAATtggtaaaacaaaaaattgtcatggataaattaaatttattattgttactgaatgttagtgttatttaatttctgaacggttttgctgtcgtttatgtatgtagtttgattactttatccatcagtttctactaagagaCACAagttaataatagagaaacgaaaataaaacttaacGCCACCATAACTTACATGGAAACCATGAgcatgctttcaagggagataatcagtgaaagacttgaaagtcaatgTAAGATcttaatacttcatgtaaagtaaacataacaaataatccagaattcttgtctagtactggatcaatccccaaatctaatcactttgtgccagtcacaagaccaaacatccctaaaagtttcatctgaatccatctggtggttcttgagatatcttgtccacggacaaacaaacaaacacaactgaaaacaatacctccgccttcactaaTGCAGAGCTAATAATTTTATAGCATAATACTtttgcattgtttctttttgaaaagaaacaaaagaattggCTCTACTACTTTATGCTTCTATAACTTAATTAACCAAAACAGATTGCTCACAACTATCAGTTCTTAAATGAGTTTCATTTGGGTTGACAACACTTCATAGCAACTTACAGGTTTTATACATTCTTCCTAATACATCATTtagcattcacttttccatgcttacatgggtcagatagaatttgttgaggcagatttttttatgACCATATACCTTTCCTGTCTGCagccttcatctgtttccaaacaaagtaatattttcccataactaGATGTTTCCCATGAATGACTAGAAACGAACAACCTCACTCACACCATGATGCTCATTTATAACCATCTAGATaagaatatacacaaacacatacacatgacaggcttcctttATTTTACAtctgccatatccactcacaaagttttggtcagcacAGGACTATAAGAGATACATGCCCATGACATCAAGGAGTGAGACAGAACCTAAAACCTGCCTGCACCTATTCTTCCTACTATAGTTacaattaaaaaatacttttgctATTATctataaagtatattttaaatacaagatacaattaacttatatatagttattaattcaGATGATGTCTTCTTTGTTGCGGTCACTAGAGTggggccatactgggacactgcACTGCACAATTCAAACAAATctaccctagtatttatttttaagtcaaGTACTTTTCCTATTGGTCTCATCttgccaaagtgctaagttatggggatgtaaaccaaCTAACACCTATTGtccacataatacacacacaaaaaatttcCACAGTTCCTGTCTAGCAAATTTACTCGCAAGTATCTTCTATGATATGGGGCTGCAGTAAAAGACACAcaggtgctacacagtgagaaTGAACTCAAAACTATCTGAttgtgaaatgaacttcttaaacacataACCAAAAGCAGAAAGAAATATAGCATCTATAAAAATATTCCATTATCTATTTAATGTATCAAATACATTATTTGGGAGAGTTGCAAAGTTCACTTtttaatgtattacatatataaaagattattaaaataaGCTTTCTGATAATGTCATTAATATATTCAAAACATACATCCCCAAGTGGCAATCAATGTCCTAAGAGATAGTTTAGTACATCAACAAAAAAAGTGGGGGAGGGAGGTAAAaatccccttcagtcatgaatgaccatggaattgctcCCCTCCAACGTgaaagtctgggcaaggttgtttatggaagaccagcagtcacccatacataccagcctcctctctccatgccaccaacattatccaagggaaaggctgatacagtttgtcaccagtgatgtcgcaacatattttttctacagttgagtaaactggagcaaagTGACACACACAGCCTGACCTGGGAattaaactcacaacctcatgattgtgagcccggcactaaccactgagctatgtgccttcacaccAAGACACATGGCAACATCAAGTACACTTCATAAAATACTTACTTTTTTCGACAAGGATTTCTTTGTGGTTTTCCTTTTTGTATTCTTTGAAGTACAGTTAGAACTTTCAGTAGACATTTTCTGGTTTCCTTGTAATTTTTTCTCAGCAGAAGCAGTGTTCAGAGAACCACCTAGATTTGGTTTCCCTTTCTCCACAGCATCACTGCTGTTGACTGATGAAGTAGAAGAATCAGTCTTTATGTTAGAACTGGATGATTTTAATCCACTGGCCCCTTCAGTAGACACCTCAGCAACAATTTCAGCAATTGTTAAACCagaattttttcttcttgatACTGGGGCTTTAGAGCTGGTTTGTATTTGAGTATTTGTTGAAGTTCTGAGAGACTTTCTAACAGTCATTTCAGGGGCTTTTTTCGTTGATGCAATGTCATCAGGGACTTTAGAACTGTTATTCTTTATTCTGCTAACTCTAGTTTGTTTTGAAGCCACACTTTTGCTGATGGCACAATCGTCGTTCACAACCGATTCTAAAACTTCAGCAACAGGAAACAATTTTTTATCTTTGGAATTGTTGCTAAGTTCATTAAGAATTTGTTCTGCTACCTGTTCACCAACCTGCTGTTTGGTACTTGAACGCCTTGAGCCAAGGGGTTTTTCTGTTAGCTTCAATTTCTTACTAAGATCCTTAGGCACAGGCTGTACTTGTGAGCACTTCCTAGATCTGCTATAGAATGACTTGGGAGAAATTCCAGCCACAGCATCATCAGTTTCCTTCaaatcttcatcattttcattcaAAGGAATTGTCTTCTTAGCCTGAGTTACACGGCTTGGAACATTAGATGATGTGCTATCACCCTTACCAACAGATTTAACAGATCTACTTGACCTTCTCTTACTGTAAAACATTTTGGGGGATAATTCAGAAGTAACTTCCTTGGGCATGTCTGTATTTAAAATGGCCATTGTAGAACTCGCTTTGGTTGTCTTGTTTTGAGTTATCTCAGAAATATTTGACTGAATTTTGCGAATCCTACTACTACGCTTTACAACTTGAGGTTTCTCTGTTTTGGGACTATCTGCATCCAGAACAATGTCGGGTGATCCCTTCAGAGTTTTCAACTTTTGTGTGACCGGTGTTTCTTTCTTCCGACCCATATCTTGAAATGATTCAGCAATAAAAGAATTCTAaaatggagaagaagaaagataaaatgaGAATGATATAGCAGACAGAAAATTAaagcacattaaaaaaaaaaaaatacataaaaggaaAAATTTCAACTACACCCATCAAAAATGAGAGTAGAAAAATTCATGTGgtagcttgacctgctagaaataggagcaaaatctatttttcaaaaaataaaagatggctggaatgcttttgatcacaagtctaatcaatcagggttgacctggagATAAACAACAGCTAGAATACCTACAgcaaaatttaaacaattaacaagtCAAAATTTTATACTGAAATGAGAAATGACATTTACTAGTGCTATAAAAAAAGGACTTGGTACATTCTATCAAGTGGTTGGTTTATGGAAAAGCATGTAGTCACAGAAGCACTGCAGAAATTTGGTCATCAGACCTATGAaaatgtccaacctatgccagcatggaaagctaaTGTAACAACAGTGACCACAAAAACAATGAAGGTTTCCAGAATAAAAACCAGCAGTAAAAAgcacaataaacatacatattaccACAGCCAATCTCAGTGACAAAAACATCAGGTTATAGGCCTCTATTGCAACACTATCATAAATGTCGTTATTGGGAGAACTCGTCAATGTACTCAACACCTGGTTTGCAAATCGTACATATTAACAAAAAACTACATCACAGATAAATTCCTTTAACATCCAAACCAACACAAGTCGCTAAGCCAACTGAAATCACATTGTTCCCCCAATTTCCCTCAGACCACCTATCaatttacaatacacacacatcaatgaaGGAAAAAACAGCTGACATTTTCAAGCTTCAAAAACAAAATCTAATGGAACAAATTCCAAGAAACAAACTCAGGCTTTTCTGAATTTAGCAGTATCATAATCAGTAACAGACGTTGTACTACAAAAATTACAGACCCATCTAAAATATACTGCACAAggcaatatgaaaaaaaaatacaattccaAATAGTGTGGCTTTGTGGCTGGTCTTGGGTTTAGTCTTATTGTGTAACAccctgggcaagagtcttcttcaaagccttgtgtgtggattcgGTAGGTTGTCATAGATGTTTGTCTCCCACCTATTGTatagtgagaattgtgttttcAACTTTTACTTTGCAAAGGGtttttaaacccaatatttacTTGCTATTatgtatagctttatctacttcaagattcaccattccaaaaaagaattatgttTTCAAAGTTATTAAGTTCTTATGGAATcaactattataaatatatatatatatatataatcatcattaacaacactttccatgctggcatgggttggacagtttgacaggggctggctaggcagaagactgcaccaagcttcactgtctttttgcatacatacacgtttgtgtatatatgcatgggtgcCACTTTAGCATGCAGTCTAACCTGATTATTTACAGCTCTCCATGCAATCTAACACTAACCTTACCCTAAACCTAACCAAGACCAAGTCATTTCACAACGTAAAATATGGATACTGTGATAGGCCACATgctaaaataataactaaatatgCAATACAGAACCACACCAATGATTAGGAAAAATTAAGGGGACTGTTGTATTCATACCTAACTGCCTTAGGCCCATGCAAAGTACTGCAATGTCAACTGGATTCTTCAATGACCTGCAATCAAAAATAAAGCAGCTGCTGTGAAAAGGATCTACATGATCAAAGGAAACTTCAATGCTAAATGAAATGATAGGGACAAAACATGGAATCAATGCAGCAGTCTAAATTAAGAGATCCTGGAGTAAATTTATTGATTCCTAACAACATTAtagacatttaaatatatgttgtgattgaattatttgatattacccatccacaccaaattaatggcagggaaTTTTACCATcttgttggttgcaccatggctagctaaaagttacaaacaatgagatgccaaaaccatcagttaccaggctcaccttaagtaacctagATTTTGAGTTGGTGATAATAGCACTGATTGCTGCTAATCTAGATCTATCAATAATTATTCAATACAACAGTAATTATAGAAGTATATCAGATATACACAAGTTAAAATTACCTACATcccattaatatagatttatgaaaaatcctttttaattaattttgaaatttaaaaagtaaatttagaATATAAGCACTTTTAACCAATGCCCTTTCTGGACAGCTTTACTACGTGCCTTCAGGTCTGCCCATAGAGACACAGCCAAAAATGACTATATTC encodes:
- the LOC115213237 gene encoding uncharacterized protein LOC115213237 isoform X1 — its product is MGRKKETPVTQKLKTLKGSPDIVLDADSPKTEKPQVVKRSSRIRKIQSNISEITQNKTTKASSTMAILNTDMPKEVTSELSPKMFYSKRRSSRSVKSVGKGDSTSSNVPSRVTQAKKTIPLNENDEDLKETDDAVAGISPKSFYSRSRKCSQVQPVPKDLSKKLKLTEKPLGSRRSSTKQQVGEQVAEQILNELSNNSKDKKLFPVAEVLESVVNDDCAISKSVASKQTRVSRIKNNSSKVPDDIASTKKAPEMTVRKSLRTSTNTQIQTSSKAPVSRRKNSGLTIAEIVAEVSTEGASGLKSSSSNIKTDSSTSSVNSSDAVEKGKPNLGGSLNTASAEKKLQGNQKMSTESSNCTSKNTKRKTTKKSLSKKASGSAESDWDKSLLLVTDELDSSKNVYDFEEFQVGSSKGSGRKSTSRRNTYSGLQSSMDKKLSVKKIAAIKAVFNDKKKKVSTGSNKAKVNKTTKTVQPSKKNLGKHIAVNKAVPVNGNWDQSEKCKVPVVDKMSVTPEDQLLNGAVSFREIEKEKSKKHLENKIVSKINPSSNRQGAMTVTAESGSIWPGLNVVPTKYTQLKRSPMEGPPRKVQQTVLPKCLPPALKNTASEYSDKKIGAKKPQFPGSSSSKKQIVECDNLGLILNNPPPVGDTNNHIDLFTYPVPITKKKKVKTDQSGKLKENKETPSKGFMDFLYAGSVKRYLKPLKQPVPEKPDTSPPALMLPKFLTTDTSTPNTSLVTDNVPAAKDFGTKSFCISPVKDFQSPASMRTYAHVSRRSSLQSLFTSRTNGGHCIDGDSILQEKKNCKSKVKNKGTSPKEWRNGKVG
- the LOC115213237 gene encoding uncharacterized protein LOC115213237 isoform X2 encodes the protein MGRKKETPVTQKLKTLKGSPDIVLDADSPKTEKPQVVKRSSRIRKIQSNISEITQNKTTKASSTMAILNTDMPKEVTSELSPKMFYSKRRSSRSVKSVGKGDSTSSNVPSRVTQAKKTIPLNENDEDLKETDDAVAGISPKSFYSRSRKCSQVQPVPKDLSKKLKLTEKPLGSRRSSTKQQVGEQVAEQILNELSNNSKDKKLFPVAEVLESVVNDDCAISKSVASKQTRVSRIKNNSSKVPDDIASTKKAPEMTVRKSLRTSTNTQIQTSSKAPVSRRKNSGLTIAEIVAEVSTEGASGLKSSSSNIKTDSSTSSVNSSDAVEKGKPNLGGSLNTASAENCTSKNTKRKTTKKSLSKKASGSAESDWDKSLLLVTDELDSSKNVYDFEEFQVGSSKGSGRKSTSRRNTYSGLQSSMDKKLSVKKIAAIKAVFNDKKKKVSTGSNKAKVNKTTKTVQPSKKNLGKHIAVNKAVPVNGNWDQSEKCKVPVVDKMSVTPEDQLLNGAVSFREIEKEKSKKHLENKIVSKINPSSNRQGAMTVTAESGSIWPGLNVVPTKYTQLKRSPMEGPPRKVQQTVLPKCLPPALKNTASEYSDKKIGAKKPQFPGSSSSKKQIVECDNLGLILNNPPPVGDTNNHIDLFTYPVPITKKKKVKTDQSGKLKENKETPSKGFMDFLYAGSVKRYLKPLKQPVPEKPDTSPPALMLPKFLTTDTSTPNTSLVTDNVPAAKDFGTKSFCISPVKDFQSPASMRTYAHVSRRSSLQSLFTSRTNGGHCIDGDSILQEKKNCKSKVKNKGTSPKEWRNGKVG